The DNA window GGTTCTGCGAGAACGATGTCCGATGGGTTGCCCTGACCCAACAGACGAGTGTGACGTTGTGCCCGGATTCCGGGCACAACGTCACACAGAACTCGAAGGGTCAGGCCGCGGCGCTCGCCTCCTGCGCGGCCGGTTCCAGTGCCTGCGCGACGATCTCGGCCACGTCGGTCATCGGCTTGACGTCCAGCGCGTCGAGCACCTCGGCCGGCACGTCGTCGAGGTCGGGCTCGTTGCGTTGCGGGATGAACACCGTCTTGAGTCCATTCCGTTGTGCGGCAAGCAATTTCTGCTTGACCCCGCCGATCGGCAGGACCCGCCCGTTGAGCGTGACCTCGCCGGTCATGCCGACGTCGGCGCGAACCTTGCGGCCGGTCGCCATCGACACCAGGGCGGTGACCATGGTGACGCCGGCACTCGGACCGTCCTTGGGCACCGCACCCGCAGGCACGTGCACGTGGATGGTCTTGTTCAGTGATTCCGGGTCGATGCCGAGCTGATCGGCGTGCGCCCGCACGTAGGAGAGCGCGATCTGCGCGGACTCCTTCATCACGTCACCGAGTTGGCCGGTCAGCTGCAGAGAAGGCTTACCGTCTGTGGAGTTCACCTCGATGAACAGCACATCGCCGCCCATGCCGGTGACCGCCAGGCCGGTCGCCACACCCGGAACCGCCGTTCGCTCTTCGGATTCCGGCGTGAACCGGGCCCGGCCCACGTAGTCCTTCAGGTCGTCGACGCCGATGGTGATGGGCGCCTTCAACTTTCCGGATTCGATGTTGGTCGCCGCCTTGCGCAGTAGCTTGGCCAGCAGCCGTTCGTACTGTCGCACACCGGGTTCGCGGGTGTAGTTGGCCGCGATCTCACGCAGGGCGTCGTCGTCGACGATCACCTCGTCGGTGGTCAGGGCCGCGCGCTCGGCCTGCCGCGGGAGCAGGAAGTCGCGGGCGATGGCCACCTTGTCATCCTCGGTGTAGCCGTCGAGCGTGACCAGTTCCATCCGGTCCAGCAGCGGTCCGGGGATGTTCTCGACGACGTTGGCGGTCGCCAGGAACAGGACGTCGGACAGGTCCAGATCCAGATCGAGGTAGTGGTCGCGGAAGGTGTGGTTCTGCGCGGGGTCGAGGACCTCGAGCAATGCGGCTGCCGGATCGCCCCGGTAGTCGGAGCCCACCTTGTCGATCTCATCCAGCAGCACAACGGGATTCATCGATCCCGCCTCACCGATGGCACGCACGATCCGGCCGGGCAGCGCACCGACGTAGGTGCGCCGGTGGCCGCGGATCTCCGCCTCGTCGCGGACACCGCCGAGTGCGACGCGCACGAACTTGCGGCCGAGCGCACGCGCCACGGACTCACCCAGTGACGTCTTGCCGACGCCGGGCGGGCCGGCGAGCACCATGACGGCACCCGAGCCGCGTCCGCCGACGACCTGCATTCCCCGCTGCGCCCGACGCGCACGCACCGCCAGGTATTCGACGATGCGGTCTTTCACGTCGTCGAGGCCGTGGTGGTCGGCGTCGAGGATCTCGCGGGCACCCTTGATGTCGGTGGAGTCGTCGGTCTTGGTGTTCCACGGCAGGTCGAGCACGGTGTCGAGCCATGTTCTGATCCAACCGCTTTCGGGCGATTGGTCGCTGGCGCGTTCGAGCTTGCCGACCTCACGCAACGCCGCTTCGCGGACATTGTCGGGCAGGTCGGCGGATTCGACGCGGCCGCGGTAGTCGTCGGCGCCGTCGGGCTCGTCCTCGCCGAGTTCCTTGCGGATGGCGGCCAGCTGTTGGCGCAGCAGGAATTCCTTCTGCTGCTTCTCCATTCCGTTGCGCACGTCGTCGGCGATCTTGTCGGAGACCTCGGTCTCGGCGATGTGCTCGCTGGTCCAGTCGATCAGCAGCTGCAGTCGTTCGCCCACGTCGGGCGTTTCGAGCAGCTGACGCTTCTGGACGCCGGTGAGCCACGACGAGTAGCCGGAGGTATCGGCGAGCTCCGACGGGTCACTCATCTTGTTGACCGCGTCGATGACCTGCCACGCCTCGCGGCGCTGCAGCATGGCCAGCACGAGTTGCTTGTACTCGGCCGCACGCGCCTTGGTCTCGTCGGTGATCTGCGGATCGTCGGCCTCGGTGACCTCGACCCACAGCGCGTTGCCGTTGCCGGTGGTCCCGGTGCCGATGTGGGCACGCTTCTCGCCCTTCACGACGGCCGCCATACCGCCCCCGGGGATGCGTCCGACCTGCACGATCGACGCGATCACGCCGTAGGTCGGGTACCGGTCGTCCAGGCGCGGGGCGACGAGCAGCTTCTTCGATTCACTCGCACGTGCCGCGTCGACGGTCGCCTGAGCTGCGTCGTCGAGCGGGATGGGAACGACCATCCCGGGGAGAACGACGAGGTCGGGGACGAAGAGGACGGGCACTGAGTACGTATGGGACATCAAACCTCCAAAGTTCAGTCTGACCGACTCAACTGTGGTGGCAGGATGTTTGTTCCAGCGCGGTTTATGCCGTGGGTGAACGAGGACTGGGCCTCGCAAGGAGCGAGCATCCGTGCCTATCCCCGCCCCAACCCCGCGATCATCGCCCGCGCCAACGGCCTCGGGTCATACCCGGTGTCGTGCTCGGCACCGATACACAGGTTCCCGACGCCGCGCATGAGCTGGATTGGCTCGATGTCGGACTCGACTTCGCCGGCGGCGCGGGCCGCGTCGAGCAGCGACGCGCACACCGGGACGAGAGTGTCGAGGAAGAAGGCGTGCAGCGGATCGAAGCACGGGTCGTTGGACCGCAGCACCGAGGCAAGCCCATGCTTGGTGACCAGGAAATCGATGAAGCTGTCGATCCAACGGTCAAGGGCCCCAACGGCTGTCGACTCTGAGACGAGCAGCGCCGGCCCGGCCTTCGCGAGTTCCTCGACCTGATGGCGATACACCGCGATGACCAGATCGGCGCGCGTCGGGAAATGCCGGTAGATCGTGGCGGTGCCGACCCCGGCCCGCGTCGCGATCTCGCGGATCGGCACCTCGACTCCCCCGTCGACGAAGGCCGCCGCAGCGGCGTCGAGTAGTGCCTGCTCGTTGCGGCGCGCGTCGGCTCGTTTGGCACGTGGTGAAGCGCTGCTCGCCATCAACGACCTCGATCCCTAGATAAACGGGACGGTGTCCCGTATTGTTAGACGGGACACCGTCCCACTTAGTCCAGTGTTCCATTCCCAGCCCCAGGAGGCCAGTCATGGCACGCACCGTTGTTTTCGACGAGCCCGGCACACCCGATGTACTGCGGATCGTCGACGATCCGGTCGCCGACCCCGGTCCCGGCGCGGTCCGTATCTCGGTCGCAGCGTTCGGCGTCAATCAGCTCGATGCGCTCATACGCTCGGGCGCCTCACCGCGACCGATTCGGTTGCCGCACGCTCGACTCGGGCTCGAGGCCACCGGCACGGTCGACGCGGTGGGACCCGAGGTCAGCACCGTTTCCGTCGGCGACCGGGTACTCATCGCCGCGGTACCCGATTCCGACGTCAACGGCACCTACACCGAGCAGATCGTCGTCCCCGCCGAGCGCGTCGTGCGACGATCCGACGGACTCGACGACGTCGGCGCCGCCGCACTGTGGGTCTCCTACTCCACGGCCTATGGCGCATTGGTCGAGAAGGCCGGGATGCGGCCGGGCGACCACGTACTCATCACCGCGGCATCCAGCGGCGTCGGGTTGGCCGCGATCCAGATCGCCAACCAGATCGGCGCCGTCCCGCTGGCGACCACCCGCACCGAGGCCAAGCGAGACGCACTCCTGGCCGCCGGCGCGAGCGCTGTCGCCGTGACCGACAACGACGACGTGGTGGCATTTGCCCAGCGCCACACCGGCGGTCGGGGCGTCGACATCATTCTGGACACGATCCTCGGACCCGGACTGGCCCACCTCGCCGGTGCGGCCCGCCCCGGCGGAACGCTGGTCACCGCAGGCTGGCTCGACCCGCGTCCGGCGTCGTTTCCCAGCGGCGGCCCGCTGACCATCCACCGCTACATGAGTTTTGAGCACACGCTCGATCCGGTGGTCACCCGCCGGATGGCCGCCTTCTTCGACGCGGGACTGCGCAGCGGAGTCCTACGGCCGACCGTCGATCGGGTCTTCGGGTTCGACGAGATCATCGACGCGCACAAGTATCTGGAACAGGGCGCTCACGTGGGCAAGATCGTCGTCACGGTCTGAGCGGTAAGCCATCCACCGATCGGGGGACCCCACGATCACCCGCCCGATCCACCGGTCGGCGGAGGGTGCATCGTCGCTGGTTGCGGCACAGTCATAGGTGTCAGTAACAACCCGCCCAGCCCCACCGGGACCGGACGACACGATCAGGAGAACATCATGACGATGTCGAAGAGCATCAAGAACCGCATCCTCGCCGGGACCGCTGCACTCGGGATCTCGGCAGCACTCGCCGCCGGCGGCGCGGGGCTCGCCCACGCCGGCACGGTGCCGGCGCGCCCGGGTGAACCGACCGTGGCGATGACACTTACCAACCACACCAACCACACCGAATGGCTGGTCTCGGCCACCCCCGGGACCGGCCAGTGGGTTCAGGCACCGACCCGTGCGCTGGCGCCCGGCGCCTCGGAGACCATTGTCTCTGCCGCACCCGGCAGCTCATACGAGACCGTGTTCGTCACCTACCGGATCGGCGCCGTGGGACCGCGGGCGACCTATAACATCGAGAATGTTCGCGGGAACGTCAACACGAACATGACCGGGACCACCGGCGGGCACTACTTCATCAACAGCCCGCATATCGCCACCGGCTACCCGAACGTCAACGTCAGCTACGACCTGTGGTGACCACGTCCCTCGTGCAGAGCCCGGCCGATGCCCCGCATCGGCCGGGCTTCTACTCAGCGCCGTAGGCTCGCGACCACCTCACGCGCGGCGCGCTCGCCCGATTCGATCGCTCCCTCGATATAGCCGGGGTGTTCGCTTGCCGTTTCGGTACCGGCCCAGAACACAGTCGCGGCACGGCGCCGCCCTGTCCGCACCCATCGGCCGCCTGCACTGGGCCCGTGCGGAGACCTCCGACGTCTGGGACGGCTACATGGCCGGCGCCGTGCGTTCCGGACACGAGCCGCCGCCGAGGTACTGGCGTGTCTGGGCGACGCATGACGATGGCGTCAGAACAACGTCCCCTGCTCCGGCCGACGGCTGGTCCGGCGACGCACATCGGGTGGCGGTGACGGCGTCGGACCGGTGTCCATCTCGACGCCGATCCAGCAGCAGATGACGTCGCAGACGTAGTCGAGTTCGTCGGGGGTGAGTGCGCGTCCCGGCGCGATCCCGTGCAGCCGGTCCAGGCACCCGCGACAGCAGGTGCCGGTGGCGTGCTGGGCCCGAAAGACGGGGTGCCCGCCCCACGGGGTTTGCTTGCCGTCGTTGCGCGGATGCGCCGGGGCCAGCCGGGTGGTCAGGAGTTCGGCGGCGTGCCGGCGGACCAGCGCCATCCCGTCGCGGACGACGATGGCGCGTTCATGGCGTCTAAGATGAAATCGCGAGCGGAAGCGGTGGCCGGAGACACGCCGCACCACGGCCTCGATCTCGCCGCCCACTTCGGTCACCACACCGAGGATAGGCCCCGTGCGACGATCGAATCGGTGACCCGAAGGAGGGTGAGCGCATGTCCGAGGACGACGCGGTGATCAAACGCATCTACGACGATCCCAGCGACGACGACGGTCAGCGGGTGCTCGTCGACCGGTTGTGGCCTCGCGGAATGAGCAAACAACGTGCAGCAATCGACGAGTGGTGTAAGACCGTCGCACCCAGCACTGACTTGCGGAAATGGTACGCACACGACCCCGTGCGGTTCGACGAGTTCCGCGCCCGATACGCCGACGAGCTGGCCGATGGAGACCAGGCGTCGGCGTTCGCCCATCTGCGAGACCTGCATCAGCACGGACGATTGACTCTGCTCACCGCGTCCAAGGCGCTCGACATCAGCGAAGCGCGTGTCCTGGCCGATCTGCTGAACGAGGGAACACTGGCCAACTGAGTTAAGTTGTGCGGCAGTCCCTTCGAGATCCTCTGCTAGGGCGCCTCAGTGATCGGTTCGGACCTCCGGCCGCTGGCAACCGTGGTTGACGCCGGGTTGAACGTGCGGGGTGACCTCCGCACCGACGCGGATGGTCAGCGCGGCCACCACCCCGCCGACCGCGCAGCAGCCCGCGGAGATCAGCATCGCCGTCCCGAAGCCGTCGCCGAGGGGCTGACCGGGACCGGGATCGATACCGGCGACCAGCGGTAGCGTCGCGACGGCGAGCAGACCCGCCAGTCGCGCGACCGCATTGTTGACGCCCGACGCGGTGCCGGCCTGCCGTTGTTCCACCGCGCCGAGGGCGGCTGCGGTGAGCGGTGCGACGGTGATGGTCATCCCGAGTCCGAAGACCAGCATGGCCGGTAGCACGGTGGTGACGTAGGTGGCGCCCGGCACGATCCGCACCATCAACGCCAGCCCGGCCGCGGCGATCAACGGCCCCACGGTCATCGGCAGGCGCGGGCCGGTGCGCTGGGCGAGCCTGCCGGAATGCGGCGACCCGAACAGCATGATGACGGTGCTGGGCATCGTCGCCAGACCGGCTTCCAGCGCCGAATATCCCATGCTCTGCTGCAACTGCAGCGCGAGCAGGAACAGCGCCCCACCGAGCGCCGCGTAGACCATCAGGGTCGTCACGTTGGCCCCGGTGAACTGTGCCGACCGGAACAGACCGAGCGGCAGCAGCGCTGCCGCACTGCGGGATTCGACGACGAGGAACACGAGGATCGCGACCACCCCGACCACCGCCGCACCGATGATGGCCGGGCTCCACCCGTGGGCCGGTCCTTCGATGAGGGCGTAGATGATGCCGGCAAGGCCCACCGTCACCGTCACGGCGCCGGCCACGTCGAAGCCGCCCGCCACCGTCTCCTCGCGCGACTCCGGGACATGCCGGATCGCAATCGCGATGGCGGCCACCGCGATCGGCACGATCACGAAGAACACGCCGCGCCACGACGCGGCGTCGACCATCCACCCACCCACGAACGGACCGAGAGCAGTTGTGGCACCGGACATTCCGGCCCACAGACCGATAGCCCGGCCGCGATCGTCGGGCGAGATCTCCGCGTCGATGAGCGCGAGGCTCCCCGGCACCACGGCCGCGGCGCCGATCCCCTGCGCGATCCGCGCGACGATCAACCAGTCGACCGACGGCGCCAATCCACACGCCATCGAGGCGAGTGCGAAAACGACCAGACCCCACACGAACAGTCGTCGTCGGCCGTAGCGGTCACCGGCCGCACCCCCGGCGAGCAGCAGTGCGCTCAATGTCAGCAGGTAGCCGTCGAGGACCCATTGCTGGCCGCCGAGCCCGGTGTCGAGGTCGCGGGCGATGACCGGCAGCGCGACGTTGACCACCGTGCCGTCGAGGAACGCGACGCCGGAGCCGAGGACGGCTGCGGCGATCAGCCAGCGGCCCGCGGGCGAGTCAGCCGGGATACCGGTCGGGGCGTCGGAGTTCATCTTCCCCAGTGTGCGCTCCCGCCGCGGTTGCCGACCCCATGTCGGTCCGTCCGCATAAGGTCGGGACCACACCGACGGGTATCAGGAGGGGGATCACATGACCACCAGCGAGACCAGCAGTCGGATGCTTGTCGTCTTCGGCGACCCGGAGGCCGACGCGGCCGCCGCGCTGCGTGACATCGCCGGGATCTCCCGGGTGCGAAGTACCGCCGACTTCCACGGGCAGGCCATCGACATGTCCGACGCCGCATCGGCGCAGGCCACGCTGTACGCGGAGCTCGGCGTCGTACTCGTGGACGTCGACGACGATCAGGGCGCCGCGCTACGTGCGGCCGCGCAGCGTCAGGTCCTGTCGGTGGAACCCGAGCTGGTGTTTCGCGCGCTACCCGGCCGGTCCGAGCGCGCGGCGCGCGTGCAGACCACCTTCGCCGACACCGATGCCTACACCTGGGGATTGCAGGCGACACGCGTGGATCACACCACCGCCACCGGCGCCGGGACCAAGGTCGCGGTGCTCGACACCGGATTCGCCTTCGATCATCCCGACTTCGAGGGCCGCCCCATCACCTCCGAGTCGTTTGTCGCGGGCGAGGACGCCACCGACCGGCAGGGCCACGGAACCCATTGTGCGGGAACGGTATGCGGGCCGGCGAAGCCTGACACGGGCCCCCGCTACGGGGTCGCACCGGCCGCCGAGCTGTACGTCGGGAAGGTGCTCGGCGACGATGGCACCGGCACGGACGGAAACATCCTGGCCGGCCTCAACTGGACCGTCGCATCGGGCTGCCAGGTGGTGTCGATGTCGCTGGGCGCCGACGTCCGCGCACCGTCGGCGGCCTACGAACGGGTCGGGTCACGCGCGCTCGCGGCCGGGACGCTGATCGTGGCTGCCGCCGGCAACAATGCGAATCGGCCCGCCGATCCGGGATTCGTAGGCGTCCCGGCCAACAGCACCTCGATCATGGCCGTCGCAGCCGTGGACCCCGCACTGGCCGTCGCACCCTTCTCCGCGGCCGCCATCGACGTCGACGGCGGTGAGATCGACATCGCCGCACCCGGGGTCGACGTCTACTCCACGTGGCTGATGCCGCAGCGCTACAACACGATCAGCGGGACCAGCATGGCCACCCCGCATGTCGCGGCGCTCGCCGCGCTGTGGCATCAGCGCACCGGCGCCACCGGTGCCGACCTGTGGACGGCGCTGACCGGCGCGGCCGAGCGTCTGCGCGGCGCGCCGACCGATGTCGGCATCGGGTTGACCGTGGCTCCTTGATCGGCGGTTCGCGGCGGTGATCCACAGATAGCCTGGAGTCATGCCGGACATCACACTGACTGTCGCCGACGATCACCTCGCGAACATCGCCGCGGTCGCCGACGCGGCTCGGGCCGCCGGTATGCGAGTCGATCAGGTCCTCGACCAGGTCGGGGTGATCTGCGGTTCGGCATCCGACGACTGTGCGTCGACGCTGCGCGACCTCGACGGTGTGGATGCCGTCGAGGCCGCCGCCACGTTCCGTCTTCCGCCGCCGGATTCGAGAGTGCAGTAGGGGTTCACCTCGCCTTCGCGTCCCCGAACACACCGTCACGTTCGGCGACGGCGTTACGGAAACCCGTTGCGGCGGCCCGCTGTTGGAAGGCATAACCTTCGGCGGTGTGTCGTGAGATGCCGTCGAAGACGGTGCTGATCATCCCCGAGTTGGCCACCCCCTGCGCCAGCAACGCACTGTTGAGGGCCAGTTTGGTCATGATGAGCTGATTGATCGGGACAGCCGCGATCCGGGCGAGGAGGTCCTCGGTGCGCTCGTCGAGCAGGTCTGCGGGCACCGCCTCGACGGCCAGCCCCCATTCCGCCGCCTGCGCGCCGGTGATGCTGTCACCGGTCAACAGCAGACGTTTGGCCCGTTGATCGCCCACCCGATGCGCCCACATCCCCGCGGCGGGCACACCCCACACGCGCGTCGGTGGGTAGCCGATGCGCGTGTCGTCGGCGCAGATGATCTGATCGGCGTAGAGCGCGATGTCGGTGCCGCCGGCGATCGCGAACCCGTGCAGTTTCGCGACGGTGGGTTTGTTGGCGTAGAGCAGGCTCGCGAAGCCGCGGTTGAAGCGGCTCATCATCTGGTAGTCGATCATCGGATCCCAGGTGCCGTCCGGGTCGTGGTTGCGGGCCTGCACCACCGGGTCGAGCACGGTGCCGGTG is part of the Gordonia bronchialis DSM 43247 genome and encodes:
- the lon gene encoding endopeptidase La translates to MSHTYSVPVLFVPDLVVLPGMVVPIPLDDAAQATVDAARASESKKLLVAPRLDDRYPTYGVIASIVQVGRIPGGGMAAVVKGEKRAHIGTGTTGNGNALWVEVTEADDPQITDETKARAAEYKQLVLAMLQRREAWQVIDAVNKMSDPSELADTSGYSSWLTGVQKRQLLETPDVGERLQLLIDWTSEHIAETEVSDKIADDVRNGMEKQQKEFLLRQQLAAIRKELGEDEPDGADDYRGRVESADLPDNVREAALREVGKLERASDQSPESGWIRTWLDTVLDLPWNTKTDDSTDIKGAREILDADHHGLDDVKDRIVEYLAVRARRAQRGMQVVGGRGSGAVMVLAGPPGVGKTSLGESVARALGRKFVRVALGGVRDEAEIRGHRRTYVGALPGRIVRAIGEAGSMNPVVLLDEIDKVGSDYRGDPAAALLEVLDPAQNHTFRDHYLDLDLDLSDVLFLATANVVENIPGPLLDRMELVTLDGYTEDDKVAIARDFLLPRQAERAALTTDEVIVDDDALREIAANYTREPGVRQYERLLAKLLRKAATNIESGKLKAPITIGVDDLKDYVGRARFTPESEERTAVPGVATGLAVTGMGGDVLFIEVNSTDGKPSLQLTGQLGDVMKESAQIALSYVRAHADQLGIDPESLNKTIHVHVPAGAVPKDGPSAGVTMVTALVSMATGRKVRADVGMTGEVTLNGRVLPIGGVKQKLLAAQRNGLKTVFIPQRNEPDLDDVPAEVLDALDVKPMTDVAEIVAQALEPAAQEASAAA
- a CDS encoding TetR/AcrR family transcriptional regulator — protein: MASSASPRAKRADARRNEQALLDAAAAAFVDGGVEVPIREIATRAGVGTATIYRHFPTRADLVIAVYRHQVEELAKAGPALLVSESTAVGALDRWIDSFIDFLVTKHGLASVLRSNDPCFDPLHAFFLDTLVPVCASLLDAARAAGEVESDIEPIQLMRGVGNLCIGAEHDTGYDPRPLARAMIAGLGRG
- a CDS encoding zinc-dependent alcohol dehydrogenase family protein, which encodes MARTVVFDEPGTPDVLRIVDDPVADPGPGAVRISVAAFGVNQLDALIRSGASPRPIRLPHARLGLEATGTVDAVGPEVSTVSVGDRVLIAAVPDSDVNGTYTEQIVVPAERVVRRSDGLDDVGAAALWVSYSTAYGALVEKAGMRPGDHVLITAASSGVGLAAIQIANQIGAVPLATTRTEAKRDALLAAGASAVAVTDNDDVVAFAQRHTGGRGVDIILDTILGPGLAHLAGAARPGGTLVTAGWLDPRPASFPSGGPLTIHRYMSFEHTLDPVVTRRMAAFFDAGLRSGVLRPTVDRVFGFDEIIDAHKYLEQGAHVGKIVVTV
- a CDS encoding FAD-dependent oxidoreductase → MRTGRRRAATVFWAGTETASEHPGYIEGAIESGERAAREVVASLRR
- a CDS encoding DUF4186 domain-containing protein yields the protein MTEVGGEIEAVVRRVSGHRFRSRFHLRRHERAIVVRDGMALVRRHAAELLTTRLAPAHPRNDGKQTPWGGHPVFRAQHATGTCCRGCLDRLHGIAPGRALTPDELDYVCDVICCWIGVEMDTGPTPSPPPDVRRRTSRRPEQGTLF
- a CDS encoding DUF488 domain-containing protein translates to MSEDDAVIKRIYDDPSDDDGQRVLVDRLWPRGMSKQRAAIDEWCKTVAPSTDLRKWYAHDPVRFDEFRARYADELADGDQASAFAHLRDLHQHGRLTLLTASKALDISEARVLADLLNEGTLAN
- a CDS encoding MFS transporter; translated protein: MNSDAPTGIPADSPAGRWLIAAAVLGSGVAFLDGTVVNVALPVIARDLDTGLGGQQWVLDGYLLTLSALLLAGGAAGDRYGRRRLFVWGLVVFALASMACGLAPSVDWLIVARIAQGIGAAAVVPGSLALIDAEISPDDRGRAIGLWAGMSGATTALGPFVGGWMVDAASWRGVFFVIVPIAVAAIAIAIRHVPESREETVAGGFDVAGAVTVTVGLAGIIYALIEGPAHGWSPAIIGAAVVGVVAILVFLVVESRSAAALLPLGLFRSAQFTGANVTTLMVYAALGGALFLLALQLQQSMGYSALEAGLATMPSTVIMLFGSPHSGRLAQRTGPRLPMTVGPLIAAAGLALMVRIVPGATYVTTVLPAMLVFGLGMTITVAPLTAAALGAVEQRQAGTASGVNNAVARLAGLLAVATLPLVAGIDPGPGQPLGDGFGTAMLISAGCCAVGGVVAALTIRVGAEVTPHVQPGVNHGCQRPEVRTDH
- a CDS encoding S8 family serine peptidase, yielding MTTSETSSRMLVVFGDPEADAAAALRDIAGISRVRSTADFHGQAIDMSDAASAQATLYAELGVVLVDVDDDQGAALRAAAQRQVLSVEPELVFRALPGRSERAARVQTTFADTDAYTWGLQATRVDHTTATGAGTKVAVLDTGFAFDHPDFEGRPITSESFVAGEDATDRQGHGTHCAGTVCGPAKPDTGPRYGVAPAAELYVGKVLGDDGTGTDGNILAGLNWTVASGCQVVSMSLGADVRAPSAAYERVGSRALAAGTLIVAAAGNNANRPADPGFVGVPANSTSIMAVAAVDPALAVAPFSAAAIDVDGGEIDIAAPGVDVYSTWLMPQRYNTISGTSMATPHVAALAALWHQRTGATGADLWTALTGAAERLRGAPTDVGIGLTVAP
- a CDS encoding crotonase/enoyl-CoA hydratase family protein — translated: MSTADDRPAAWREPLTERAQFAERPTPDGPTRYPTLTYEVTGRIARITFDRPERGNAITADTPIDLAAAVERADLDPRVHVIVVSGRGKGFCGGYDLSIFAENAEAPGDRPDTTGTVLDPVVQARNHDPDGTWDPMIDYQMMSRFNRGFASLLYANKPTVAKLHGFAIAGGTDIALYADQIICADDTRIGYPPTRVWGVPAAGMWAHRVGDQRAKRLLLTGDSITGAQAAEWGLAVEAVPADLLDERTEDLLARIAAVPINQLIMTKLALNSALLAQGVANSGMISTVFDGISRHTAEGYAFQQRAAATGFRNAVAERDGVFGDAKAR